In one Chitinophaga sancti genomic region, the following are encoded:
- the mraZ gene encoding division/cell wall cluster transcriptional repressor MraZ → MTGFLGEYEATLDAKGRFLLPAGFKKQLAEGAGEQFVINRGFEKCLSLYPMNEWQPIFDKISKLNDFDPKVREFRRYFLNGATICELDSAGRLLVPRNLMAYASLDKEIVLSAATNKIEIWDKAKYQEFFENFSPGAFSDLAMQVMGGGDNNISI, encoded by the coding sequence ATGACAGGATTTCTGGGAGAATATGAAGCAACGCTTGACGCAAAAGGACGCTTTCTGCTCCCCGCTGGCTTTAAAAAGCAGCTGGCAGAAGGCGCCGGAGAGCAGTTTGTCATTAACCGGGGATTTGAAAAATGTCTGTCCTTGTATCCCATGAACGAATGGCAGCCAATTTTCGATAAGATCAGTAAGCTGAACGATTTCGATCCGAAAGTTAGGGAGTTCCGCCGCTATTTTTTAAACGGAGCCACCATTTGTGAACTGGATAGTGCAGGCAGATTATTGGTGCCCAGGAATTTGATGGCTTATGCATCGCTCGATAAGGAAATCGTGCTTTCAGCGGCCACTAATAAGATTGAGATCTGGGATAAAGCAAAATACCAGGAGTTCTTTGAAAATTTCTCACCAGGAGCCTTCAGTGACCTTGCAATGCAGGTCATGGGAGGTGGAGATAACAATATTTCGATTTAA
- a CDS encoding UDP-N-acetylmuramoyl-L-alanyl-D-glutamate--2,6-diaminopimelate ligase, producing the protein MKTLRDILYNVNIVAVKGSTDTAVNALNIDSRAVKPGDAFIAIRGVHSDGHLFIDKAVQQGAAVVICEELPAQIADNVVYVQVSSSTTAAGVIAGNFYDNPSHKVQLVGVTGTNGKTTIATLLFKLFSALGYHCGMLSTVQNQIGDKIVPSTHTTPDPIHLNALLADMVNDGCDYVFMEVSSHAIHQQRIAGLKFAGGIFSNITHDHLDYHKTFDEYIRVKKSWFDGLPATAFALTNLDDKRGNVMLQNTKAKKQSYSLRTVADFKGKILENNLTGLIMMINETEVHFRLIGEFNAYNLLAVYGAATLLGQEKARVLQALSDLSGAEGRFDYIVSPHQRIIGIVDYAHTPDALLNVLATIKNLRKGNEQVITVVGCGGDRDTAKRPVMAEVAVERSDRVILTSDNPRSEDPNEIIKQMEAGVPVHLKKKVLSITDRKEAIKTAISLANPEDIILIAGKGHEKYQDIQGVKHPFDDKQVLEEMMRMMEK; encoded by the coding sequence ATGAAAACACTGCGTGACATATTATATAATGTAAACATCGTGGCTGTAAAAGGGTCGACCGATACTGCCGTGAATGCACTGAATATCGACTCCAGAGCTGTTAAGCCTGGAGATGCCTTCATTGCAATCAGGGGTGTACATTCCGATGGTCACCTGTTCATTGACAAGGCTGTGCAACAGGGTGCCGCTGTTGTGATCTGTGAAGAACTCCCTGCACAGATAGCAGACAACGTTGTCTATGTACAGGTGAGCAGCAGCACTACCGCAGCAGGTGTAATAGCAGGTAACTTCTACGATAACCCTTCTCACAAGGTGCAACTCGTAGGCGTAACCGGTACTAATGGTAAAACTACCATCGCTACCCTCCTGTTCAAATTGTTCAGTGCTCTCGGCTACCATTGCGGAATGCTCTCCACCGTACAGAACCAGATCGGTGACAAGATCGTTCCGTCTACCCATACTACCCCAGATCCCATTCATCTGAATGCACTCCTGGCGGATATGGTGAATGATGGTTGTGATTATGTGTTCATGGAAGTGAGCTCCCACGCTATTCACCAGCAAAGGATAGCCGGGCTGAAATTTGCCGGAGGCATCTTCAGCAATATCACTCACGATCACCTGGACTATCACAAGACCTTCGACGAATATATCAGGGTAAAAAAATCCTGGTTCGATGGTCTGCCAGCTACGGCTTTTGCCCTCACTAACCTCGATGATAAAAGAGGTAATGTGATGTTGCAAAATACCAAAGCGAAAAAACAGTCTTATAGCCTGCGCACTGTTGCAGACTTTAAGGGAAAGATCCTTGAAAATAATCTCACTGGCCTGATCATGATGATCAATGAGACAGAAGTACACTTCCGCCTCATCGGTGAGTTTAACGCATACAACCTGCTGGCTGTATACGGGGCTGCTACCCTGCTTGGACAGGAGAAAGCCCGTGTATTACAGGCACTCAGTGACCTCTCCGGAGCTGAAGGGCGTTTCGATTATATCGTTTCACCCCATCAGCGCATCATCGGTATTGTGGATTATGCACATACACCTGATGCATTGCTCAATGTGCTGGCAACTATCAAAAACCTGCGCAAAGGCAACGAACAGGTCATCACCGTAGTTGGCTGCGGCGGCGATCGTGACACAGCAAAACGCCCTGTCATGGCCGAAGTAGCAGTAGAGCGCAGTGACAGGGTAATCCTGACCTCCGATAATCCCCGTTCAGAAGATCCGAACGAGATTATCAAGCAAATGGAAGCCGGTGTACCCGTACATCTTAAAAAGAAAGTACTGTCTATCACCGACCGTAAAGAAGCCATCAAAACAGCAATCAGCCTCGCAAATCCTGAGGACATTATTCTCATAGCCGGGAAAGGCCATGAGAAGTACCAGGATATTCAGGGCGTGAAGCATCCTTTCGATGATAAACAAGTGCTGGAAGAGATGATGAGGATGATGGAGAAATAA
- a CDS encoding penicillin-binding protein, whose amino-acid sequence MEVKKDILWRVYLCFIGMVLFGVAILIKVFFLQNVEGNYWRSMADSLHTRYVTLDADRGTIYSEEGRMLSTSIPYFDVRVDFAADGLTDKNGKIFKDNVDSLSICLSKTFQDHTQKEYKTLLQEGYKNKDRYFLLKRDISFTQYQQLRQFPMFRLGKNKGGLIAETKNKRINPFKLLANRTIGLSRQNAQNVGLERTYDDYLSGTTGKRLMRRIAGGTFVPVEGYDIEPENGHDVITTLDVNMQDIVETALMNMMVANEAENGTCILMEVKTGKIKAIANLGKQPDGSYFEDMNYALRATEPGSTFKLATIISVLDDKYATMNNMVNLQEGQWQIGRRTVFDSEPHPGQTNVTIKHAFELSSNVGMAKLAYQFYNKRPNDFVWHLRKLRLDKPTGIDLVGEDQPVIKTTASRTWSATSLPWMAFGYEVLISPLQTCMLYNAVANNGKMMKPYLVNSINEYGKPVKSFEPEVLLDSICSSNTLTQVKAMLEGVVMNGTARSLWSPYYSFAGKTGTALVANANRGYADKIYQSSFAGYFPAKDPQFTCIVVIKNKPHAAKFYGASVAGPVFREVADKLYAIAVEKQQPMRANLMLDTLLAFKNSKGRDWKEITHTLDLPVEGEVNNNNWVSARVTDKKVSFAQVSQAKGSVPNVTGMGLKDALYLLENAGLRVVVRGAGKVTNQSIPGGTQLERNQTIVIELS is encoded by the coding sequence GTGGAAGTAAAGAAAGACATATTGTGGAGAGTGTATCTGTGCTTTATCGGCATGGTGCTGTTTGGTGTGGCTATATTAATAAAGGTGTTCTTTCTCCAGAACGTTGAAGGAAATTACTGGCGAAGCATGGCAGACAGCCTGCACACCCGCTACGTAACCCTCGACGCAGACCGGGGTACCATCTACTCCGAAGAAGGCAGGATGTTATCCACATCTATCCCCTACTTCGATGTAAGAGTCGATTTCGCAGCAGATGGGCTCACCGATAAGAATGGAAAGATCTTCAAGGACAATGTTGACTCATTGTCCATTTGTCTTTCAAAGACTTTTCAGGACCACACCCAAAAGGAATATAAAACACTCCTGCAGGAAGGCTATAAGAACAAAGACAGATACTTTCTTCTGAAAAGAGATATTTCGTTTACCCAGTATCAGCAACTCCGCCAGTTCCCAATGTTCAGACTAGGGAAAAATAAAGGAGGCCTGATAGCGGAAACGAAGAATAAACGCATCAACCCCTTTAAACTGCTGGCTAACAGAACCATCGGTTTAAGCAGGCAAAATGCACAGAACGTAGGTCTCGAAAGGACCTACGATGACTATTTAAGCGGTACCACCGGTAAAAGACTGATGCGCCGCATTGCTGGTGGCACTTTCGTTCCCGTCGAAGGTTATGACATAGAACCTGAAAATGGTCACGATGTTATCACTACCCTAGATGTAAACATGCAGGATATCGTTGAAACCGCCCTCATGAATATGATGGTCGCCAACGAAGCCGAAAACGGTACCTGTATATTGATGGAGGTGAAAACCGGCAAAATCAAAGCAATCGCCAACCTGGGCAAACAACCAGATGGCAGCTATTTCGAGGATATGAACTATGCCCTGAGAGCAACAGAGCCCGGCTCTACGTTCAAACTGGCTACCATCATCTCCGTACTCGACGACAAATACGCCACCATGAACAACATGGTGAACCTGCAGGAAGGTCAGTGGCAGATAGGACGCAGAACCGTATTTGATTCCGAACCACACCCCGGCCAGACGAACGTAACTATCAAACACGCGTTCGAACTAAGCTCAAATGTGGGAATGGCAAAACTGGCTTATCAGTTCTATAATAAAAGACCAAACGACTTCGTCTGGCACCTGAGAAAACTCAGGCTCGACAAGCCCACTGGTATAGACCTCGTAGGTGAAGACCAACCGGTCATCAAAACCACTGCCAGCAGAACATGGAGCGCTACCAGCCTTCCGTGGATGGCTTTCGGTTACGAAGTGCTAATCAGCCCGTTGCAAACCTGCATGCTCTACAACGCTGTAGCGAACAACGGCAAAATGATGAAGCCTTACCTGGTGAACTCCATTAATGAATATGGTAAACCAGTGAAGAGTTTCGAACCTGAGGTTTTATTGGACAGCATTTGCTCCTCTAATACACTCACCCAGGTAAAAGCAATGTTGGAAGGAGTTGTAATGAATGGAACAGCACGATCATTGTGGTCACCATATTACAGCTTTGCCGGTAAAACCGGTACTGCCCTGGTAGCGAATGCTAACCGGGGTTATGCCGATAAAATATACCAGTCCTCTTTCGCAGGATATTTTCCTGCCAAAGACCCGCAGTTCACCTGCATTGTGGTTATCAAAAACAAACCACATGCAGCTAAGTTCTACGGTGCCTCTGTAGCAGGACCTGTTTTTCGCGAAGTAGCGGACAAACTGTATGCTATCGCCGTTGAAAAACAACAACCCATGAGAGCGAACCTGATGCTGGATACATTGCTGGCATTCAAAAACAGCAAGGGCCGTGATTGGAAAGAAATCACCCATACACTGGACCTGCCTGTTGAAGGTGAAGTCAATAACAACAATTGGGTAAGTGCCAGGGTAACTGACAAGAAGGTCAGCTTCGCCCAGGTATCGCAGGCAAAAGGCAGCGTGCCAAATGTAACAGGGATGGGATTGAAGGATGCATTATACCTGCTTGAGAATGCGGGATTGCGTGTGGTAGTAAGAGGTGCTGGTAAAGTTACCAACCAATCCATTCCTGGAGGAACACAATTAGAAAGAAACCAAACGATAGTCATAGAACTGAGTTAA
- a CDS encoding outer membrane protein assembly factor BamD, which produces MKIFSFFISLLVIVIATSCNTELRRIEKSKDYEAKLAYANKVYEKKKYMTAQSLYESLFQVYKGTEKYEPIYYNYCYCSYKLKDYVQAGYYFKNYLDNFPNSPRAVEMDYMQAYCYYKQSPKIPLDQANTIKAISAMQTFINNYPTSEKVAEGNLVIELCRQKLERKEYNNAELYYNLGYYKAAAISFKSLMRNYPDSEKSDGYKYMAIKAYFKYAEHSIWDKQKERYEDVVSEYMDFADHYSSSKLRPDAEKYYNLAKGNIKDIDNLNAPISKKQERKKEKAAKNAKATNNTLNNISNQ; this is translated from the coding sequence ATGAAGATATTTTCTTTTTTTATCAGTCTTTTAGTAATTGTTATCGCTACGTCCTGTAACACAGAACTGCGCCGGATCGAAAAAAGCAAGGATTACGAAGCCAAATTGGCTTATGCAAACAAAGTGTACGAGAAAAAAAAGTACATGACCGCACAATCCCTGTACGAATCCCTGTTCCAGGTGTACAAAGGAACAGAGAAGTACGAGCCGATTTACTATAACTATTGCTATTGCTCATATAAACTTAAAGATTACGTCCAGGCAGGTTATTACTTTAAAAACTACCTCGACAACTTCCCAAACAGTCCAAGAGCAGTCGAAATGGATTATATGCAGGCATACTGCTACTATAAGCAGTCTCCTAAAATCCCGCTCGACCAGGCAAATACCATCAAGGCTATTTCTGCCATGCAGACCTTCATCAACAACTACCCAACCTCCGAGAAGGTGGCAGAAGGTAACCTGGTGATCGAACTGTGCCGCCAGAAACTGGAAAGGAAAGAATATAATAACGCAGAACTGTACTATAACCTGGGTTATTATAAAGCCGCCGCTATCAGCTTCAAAAGCCTGATGCGCAACTATCCCGACTCCGAAAAGAGCGATGGATATAAATACATGGCTATCAAAGCTTATTTCAAATACGCCGAACACAGCATCTGGGATAAACAAAAAGAACGCTACGAAGACGTGGTTTCCGAGTACATGGACTTCGCAGACCATTATTCTTCCAGCAAACTAAGACCAGATGCCGAAAAATATTATAACTTAGCAAAGGGAAACATAAAGGATATAGATAACCTGAACGCACCAATCAGCAAAAAACAGGAAAGAAAGAAAGAGAAGGCAGCAAAAAATGCTAAGGCAACGAACAACACCCTTAACAATATTAGTAATCAATAA
- a CDS encoding FtsL-like putative cell division protein: MEQEEHIPVAELPDEPEQKREWRLRINYRAITQNMPFILFLSALALIYIANSHLAEKKIRQINKLGREIKELKWEYLNVKSELMFRSKMSEVSKSVEPWGLKPLSSPPQKIVLKKQ, from the coding sequence TTGGAACAGGAAGAACATATACCAGTCGCAGAATTACCGGATGAACCGGAACAGAAAAGAGAATGGCGCCTGCGCATCAATTACAGGGCCATCACGCAAAATATGCCCTTTATTCTGTTCCTCTCCGCACTTGCGCTGATCTATATCGCCAACAGTCACCTGGCTGAAAAAAAGATCCGCCAGATCAACAAACTGGGTCGTGAGATCAAAGAGTTGAAGTGGGAATATCTCAATGTGAAAAGTGAATTAATGTTCCGTAGCAAAATGAGTGAAGTCAGCAAGTCAGTGGAACCCTGGGGCCTCAAGCCACTCAGTTCCCCACCCCAAAAAATCGTACTGAAGAAACAGTAA
- the rsmH gene encoding 16S rRNA (cytosine(1402)-N(4))-methyltransferase RsmH: protein MGEASQYHLPVLLQEVVSHLQINPEGTYVDATFGGGGHSRAILEQLNENGRLIVFDQDEDAYNNRIDDSRVTFVQQNFRHLQRFLKLYKVPPVDGLLADLGVSSWQFDTAERGFSIRFDGDLDMRMDKRTTLTAAALLQSYSEQELHLLFQNYGEVTNARTLAKTIVTERKARPMRTINEFKSVIQPIVKGNPQKYLAQVFQALRIAVNDELGALKDLLSQATEVLKPGGKLAIITFHSLEDRLVKNFMKTGQFEVQDDPFSFTTPPKLFRLDTKKPVTAGPEELQRNSRSRSAKLRVAEKL, encoded by the coding sequence ATGGGAGAAGCGTCACAATATCACCTGCCCGTTCTGCTGCAGGAAGTAGTATCACATTTGCAAATCAATCCCGAAGGAACTTATGTAGATGCGACTTTTGGTGGCGGCGGTCATTCCAGAGCGATTCTGGAACAACTGAACGAGAACGGACGGCTCATCGTGTTTGACCAGGACGAAGATGCCTATAATAACCGGATAGATGACTCAAGGGTCACTTTCGTACAGCAAAACTTCAGACACCTGCAAAGGTTCCTCAAACTGTACAAAGTTCCTCCGGTTGACGGCCTCCTCGCGGATCTGGGCGTTTCATCATGGCAGTTTGATACAGCAGAAAGAGGATTTAGTATCCGGTTCGATGGAGATCTGGATATGCGCATGGACAAAAGGACAACCCTCACAGCAGCAGCGTTGCTGCAATCCTACTCAGAGCAGGAATTACACCTTCTGTTTCAGAACTACGGAGAAGTAACCAACGCACGCACATTGGCTAAAACCATAGTCACAGAGCGAAAAGCCCGCCCAATGAGGACCATTAACGAGTTCAAATCCGTTATTCAGCCAATCGTAAAAGGCAATCCGCAAAAATACCTTGCACAGGTATTCCAGGCACTCAGGATCGCCGTTAACGACGAACTGGGCGCCCTTAAAGATTTGCTCTCGCAAGCAACTGAAGTATTAAAACCGGGCGGTAAACTGGCTATCATAACTTTCCATTCACTGGAAGACAGACTGGTGAAGAACTTTATGAAAACAGGACAATTTGAGGTTCAGGACGATCCATTTTCTTTTACCACGCCCCCCAAATTGTTCCGGTTAGATACCAAAAAACCAGTCACCGCAGGCCCCGAAGAACTACAACGTAATTCCAGGTCCCGCAGCGCAAAACTGAGGGTAGCCGAAAAATTATAA
- the mraY gene encoding phospho-N-acetylmuramoyl-pentapeptide-transferase produces the protein MKTLNFSGSGMFQFITFRVTMALLLSLVISLLLGKRIVKFLQKKQIGETIRDLGLAGENSKKGTPTMGGLIILAAILIPTLLFAQIKTVYIWLMLLCTVWLGLIGFLDDYIKVFKKNKEGLAGKFKILGQVGLGIIIGSTLYFNENVVISREIIGAKKLAPYERVVAKSERVTKGGHRFADVKTPITSIPFVKNHEFNYAKLISWIPGAEKYTYILYILIVIIIITAVSNGANLTDGLDGLATGVSAVIGVCLGIFAYVSGNIQFAEYLNIMYIPNLGELSIFIAAFVGACVGFLWYNAYPAQVFMGDTGSLALGGIIASLAIIVRKELLIPIFCGVFLVENLSVVLQVSYFKYTKKKYGEGKRIFLMSPLHHHYQKLGYHESKIAVRFWIITIMCAVASIATLKIR, from the coding sequence TTGAAAACGTTAAATTTCAGCGGTAGCGGGATGTTTCAATTCATCACGTTCCGTGTGACGATGGCGTTACTGTTATCCCTGGTAATCTCTCTCCTGTTAGGTAAACGCATCGTAAAATTTCTCCAGAAAAAACAGATCGGTGAAACGATCCGAGACCTCGGTCTGGCAGGCGAAAACAGTAAGAAAGGAACTCCTACTATGGGAGGTCTGATCATCCTGGCTGCCATCCTGATTCCTACCCTGCTGTTTGCACAGATCAAAACAGTTTACATCTGGCTCATGCTGCTTTGCACTGTGTGGTTAGGGTTGATCGGTTTCCTGGACGATTATATCAAGGTATTCAAAAAGAATAAGGAAGGGCTGGCCGGTAAGTTCAAGATCCTGGGCCAGGTGGGTTTGGGTATCATCATCGGCAGCACTTTGTACTTCAACGAAAACGTGGTGATCTCCCGTGAGATCATTGGTGCGAAAAAACTCGCTCCTTACGAAAGAGTTGTGGCCAAATCAGAAAGAGTGACGAAAGGAGGTCATCGCTTTGCAGATGTAAAGACGCCGATCACTTCGATTCCTTTTGTAAAGAATCATGAATTTAACTACGCCAAACTGATCTCCTGGATCCCTGGCGCAGAGAAATATACTTACATCCTCTACATCCTCATCGTGATCATTATCATTACGGCAGTATCCAATGGTGCGAATCTCACAGATGGATTAGATGGACTGGCCACGGGTGTTTCTGCGGTCATAGGTGTTTGTCTTGGGATATTCGCCTACGTATCAGGCAACATCCAGTTCGCTGAATACCTGAATATCATGTACATCCCCAACCTGGGTGAACTGTCTATTTTCATTGCTGCCTTTGTGGGTGCCTGTGTAGGTTTCCTCTGGTACAATGCTTATCCGGCACAGGTGTTCATGGGAGATACAGGTAGCCTGGCTTTGGGTGGTATCATTGCTTCCCTGGCCATTATTGTTAGAAAGGAATTATTAATACCGATTTTCTGTGGTGTATTCCTGGTAGAAAACCTGAGTGTTGTATTACAGGTTTCTTACTTTAAGTATACCAAGAAGAAATATGGTGAAGGCAAACGCATCTTCCTGATGTCTCCACTTCACCACCATTACCAGAAGCTGGGGTACCACGAAAGTAAAATTGCCGTTAGGTTCTGGATCATTACAATCATGTGTGCAGTCGCTAGTATTGCAACTTTAAAAATCAGATAA
- the porD gene encoding type IX secretion system protein PorD produces MQYTPQLKVLTCFVLFLLLNSGLMAQELRVNVTVNANQITGTDKKVFTTLQKSLMEFLNGRRWGDDVYTPAERIECNFLLNITGDLGSNAYKATLTVQATRPVYNAGYVSSLLNMQDNNVVFRYVEFQPLEFSDNRVSGNDPVASNLTAILAYYSYIILGLDADSFSPRGGDDFFKKALNIVNNAPDGKDVSGWKPFEGNRNRYWLQDNLLNVKFARFHDVMYQYHRQGLDVMYDDMNKGRGAILNCLNMLYAIYQDIPNSMLMAVFFTSKSDELQKIFSKAPPQEKSRAVQLLSQMDVTNAVKYQQMK; encoded by the coding sequence ATGCAATATACTCCACAGTTGAAAGTCCTCACCTGCTTTGTGCTCTTTCTCCTCCTCAATTCCGGCCTTATGGCCCAGGAGCTGAGAGTGAATGTCACTGTTAACGCTAACCAGATCACCGGTACAGACAAGAAAGTATTTACCACCCTCCAGAAAAGCCTCATGGAATTCCTGAATGGCCGCCGCTGGGGAGATGATGTATACACACCTGCAGAACGTATCGAATGCAATTTCCTGCTGAATATAACAGGCGACCTGGGAAGCAATGCTTACAAAGCGACCCTCACTGTACAGGCAACCCGCCCGGTGTACAATGCAGGCTATGTAAGCAGTTTGCTGAACATGCAGGATAACAACGTGGTGTTCCGCTATGTAGAATTTCAGCCATTGGAATTCAGTGACAACCGCGTAAGTGGCAATGATCCGGTGGCCTCCAACCTCACCGCCATCCTCGCTTATTATAGTTATATCATACTGGGCCTGGATGCCGATTCTTTCTCACCCCGTGGTGGCGACGACTTTTTCAAGAAGGCCCTGAATATTGTGAATAATGCACCTGATGGCAAGGATGTATCCGGCTGGAAACCATTCGAAGGCAACCGTAACCGCTACTGGCTGCAGGATAACCTGCTGAATGTGAAGTTTGCCCGTTTTCATGATGTCATGTATCAATATCACCGCCAGGGCCTGGATGTGATGTACGATGATATGAACAAGGGGAGGGGAGCCATCCTGAACTGCCTGAACATGCTCTACGCCATCTACCAGGATATACCAAACTCTATGCTGATGGCCGTATTCTTTACCTCTAAATCTGATGAGCTGCAAAAGATCTTTTCCAAGGCTCCGCCCCAGGAAAAATCCCGTGCGGTACAGTTATTGTCTCAAATGGACGTAACGAATGCTGTGAAATATCAGCAGATGAAATAG
- a CDS encoding DNA-directed RNA polymerase subunit omega: protein MSKIKRGLTSSLNPMVETKNTTEIKGKTGNLYESIAVIAKRANQINISVKEELHSKLEEFASHTDNLEEVHENKEQIEISRFYERMANPAIQATMEFLEDKIYFRRNDDDLYS from the coding sequence ATGAGCAAAATAAAAAGAGGTCTTACCAGCAGTCTTAATCCAATGGTAGAAACCAAAAATACTACCGAGATTAAAGGCAAAACTGGCAACCTGTATGAATCCATTGCAGTAATTGCTAAACGCGCCAACCAGATCAACATATCTGTGAAGGAAGAACTGCACTCTAAACTGGAAGAATTTGCCAGTCATACAGACAATCTGGAAGAAGTGCACGAGAATAAAGAACAGATCGAAATCTCCCGTTTCTATGAGAGAATGGCAAACCCTGCTATTCAGGCTACCATGGAATTCCTGGAAGACAAGATCTACTTCAGAAGAAATGATGATGACCTGTACAGCTAA
- the coaBC gene encoding bifunctional phosphopantothenoylcysteine decarboxylase/phosphopantothenate--cysteine ligase CoaBC has translation MLQGKKILLGVSASIAAYKAATIVRLLVKEGVEVKVVMTPAACDFITPLTLATLSKSEVPVSISDNSSWNNHVMLGRWADVMLIAPASANTLAKMAMGICDNLLMASYLSATCPVLFAPAMDEDMWHHPATKANVQKLLSYGHQQIPVEKGELASGLFGEGRMAEPENIVAFLQQYFSTNQPLKGKKALVTAGPTQEPLDPVRYISNHSSGKMGIAIADALAAAGASVTLVLGPTHLSAKHPGVHTLRVVTAADMYNSSADHFSNSNIVVMAAAVADYRPKQVADLKIKKGAGDEMTLELEKTTDILRTLGTQRPAGQVLVGFSLETNNEKEYALKKLHEKNLDLVVMNSLNDAGAGFNHDTNKVTLFDRQGNATELPLKSKQEVAEDIVKAITTMTGQQ, from the coding sequence ATGTTGCAAGGAAAGAAAATACTACTGGGTGTATCCGCAAGTATAGCTGCTTACAAAGCTGCTACTATTGTTCGGTTGCTCGTAAAGGAAGGTGTTGAGGTAAAGGTGGTGATGACACCAGCTGCCTGTGATTTTATCACGCCACTCACGTTGGCTACCTTATCGAAAAGTGAGGTACCCGTGAGCATCAGTGACAACTCAAGCTGGAACAACCATGTCATGCTGGGCCGCTGGGCCGACGTGATGCTCATTGCCCCCGCTTCGGCCAATACCCTCGCCAAAATGGCCATGGGTATCTGTGATAACCTCCTGATGGCTTCCTACCTCTCGGCTACCTGCCCTGTACTTTTTGCCCCCGCCATGGACGAAGATATGTGGCACCACCCTGCCACCAAAGCCAATGTGCAAAAGCTGCTCAGCTACGGTCATCAACAAATACCAGTAGAAAAAGGAGAGCTGGCCAGTGGCCTCTTTGGCGAGGGAAGAATGGCAGAACCCGAAAATATCGTCGCCTTCCTGCAACAGTATTTTAGTACCAATCAACCGCTGAAAGGAAAAAAAGCACTGGTAACTGCCGGCCCAACACAAGAACCATTGGACCCTGTTCGTTATATCAGTAACCATTCCAGTGGTAAAATGGGGATAGCCATTGCCGATGCTTTGGCAGCTGCAGGAGCATCGGTGACTTTGGTACTGGGGCCTACCCATCTGTCAGCCAAACATCCGGGCGTGCATACACTCCGGGTCGTAACAGCAGCAGATATGTATAATAGCAGTGCAGACCATTTTTCAAATAGTAATATCGTCGTAATGGCAGCCGCTGTTGCAGACTACCGCCCTAAACAGGTAGCAGACCTGAAGATTAAGAAAGGCGCCGGCGACGAAATGACCCTGGAACTGGAAAAAACCACCGATATTCTGCGCACCCTGGGCACTCAGCGACCTGCCGGACAGGTACTCGTTGGCTTCTCGCTTGAAACCAACAATGAAAAGGAATATGCACTGAAAAAACTGCATGAGAAGAACCTGGACCTTGTCGTGATGAATTCCCTCAATGATGCAGGCGCCGGTTTCAATCATGACACCAATAAAGTAACGCTGTTTGACAGGCAGGGCAACGCAACGGAATTACCGCTCAAGTCCAAGCAGGAAGTAGCGGAAGATATTGTGAAGGCCATCACTACCATGACCGGACAGCAATGA